The DNA sequence gggttgtggaccccacCGTTGACAAAGacttgacttttggtcaatatgTTACGAATtgatcttaaatattaaaattagtattactagaGGCTATGTAGGGCTTAGTGGGCCTATATTGGTTAGTGAGTTATCCCATATAGTGTATACATGGGTTTACGTGCATAGGACGTCATATTGTGTTAtatttatgtgtttatttatataCAAAAGATATGCATGTTAACTGTTATGACATTATGAGCCTAAAATCCTATTAGAAGTGTTCTGTAGAACATATAGGCTTGTGTGACATGGTAGTTAGTGATCTGAGGAAATGATAGTGTAAGTGATTAAGTTGTAAATCATAGCGGTTGAGATAAGGGTAAGTGGTTTATGTGCTGATCTAATTGCACCATGTagtagtggtacatggatgaTCCTACTTGGTATATCCACGTTGGAGGACCGTACGtatttaggggtgatcatgcttggtatatctgcgttgggtgatcactgcctgcaTGATTATACTATGCTTATGgttatgcttggtatatctacGTTGAGGGGCCATATacattctaggagtgatcatgcttggtatatccatgTTAGGTGATCACTATCTAGAGCTATAAGATacagtcctgcttggtatatccacgtTGGGGGActgttaggggtgatcatgcttggtatatttgcgttgggtgatcactgcctatgttattagactatgcatatggttatgcttggtatatccgtgtTGGGGaaccatacgcattctaggagtgatcatgcttggtatatccatatTGGGTGATCATTACCTAAAGTTAGGatgtggtcctgcttggtatacctacgttgggggaccatacatattcaagggtgatcatgcttggtatatatGCGTTGGATGATCACTGCCTGCACGATGAGATTAtgcatatggttctgcttggtatatctgcgatggAGGACCACAAGCATTCTAGGTGTGATGAGGATTAGTTATACTTGGTACATTTCGATAGGTGTTCATATTTTGGTtggatttcattgagtggtctggaatccttaatcttgctcatttccataagttAGACCAGAACCTTGGATTCGAGTGAATGAGAATTACCCACAATAtaccttgtgaatataaattagaattatcaGGTTATTACTTGGAATCCAGGTAGGAAATTATGTATAATttctttattaaattttgtgCATTGATATTTGATTTGGTTGACTGATAAACGTAATTAGATGTTAATATCGTGCCTCCTTGATTCATGGAATAGGTTACTTGaggtgattgtggaatgatgttgaatatgattgttattaataCGATTAGATCAGTGATCAATTTGACTAGATGATACTATTGTGCTTTGTTGATTCTTTGATATATTACATGTTATGAATTGCGATTTTATGTTGAAACttaatgatttatatgatggatgaaatagagACCTTGATTGTCATGTGGGTTCATTATGTAGCTTGAATCGAATAATTCATGCTTGTCAAGTCCAAATGTTTGATTGAGGAATGTTATGCCTTTCGGCTTGAACAGACTATGATATATGTTGAGTTGTAGCGAatgacgaactacgaatggcttgatccctgttagGGTACTTCGGCAGTCTAACGAGGGTAGATGAAGCCATAAAATATACAAAGATTTCTATGTGATTTGAATCTTGAGCTGCGCTTTGTACATATCCCAGAGGTGGGGGgggggtatgttagatatataGATACTTGGTGACATCACGTGTCGATCTTAGACGTATGTCGAAATCGGGGTGTGACAGGTAACAAGTTCGTCAAAATTGTTTTTATGGAACAAATTAACCGATTGTTGAGATATGTGTCACATAAGTGTCAGCGACTGATAAACTGATAAAACCAATCCTTTAGCAATAGTGAGACTTACTTATGTCACTGAATCAATATTGTACTATGATGACATAGGCAAAGTGAGACACATGTTGAGTTGGTTAAGTATCAAATTTTGAGTTTCATGAGGTTAAATGAGATGTAAGAATGCACCATCTCAGATATTTTGTGTAATTGTAATGGTGTGGCCCATCACCTTACCAAGTTTTGTTTATCTGGTGGTACTTTTAGTTTGGTTTGAGGATCCTTTTCATGTTATAAGGGATGTCTTCTTCCAAAACTTGCTTTATACTTGATCTTAGTTTATAAAGATATCATATTTCTCTAATATGTATATAAATAAGGTTAAGATTCGAGAACACATGCTTTCGATAGACGGTTAGATCGGTGAAATACGTTATGGAATGGGCTCACAAAAACATGTATCAAATTGTGTGTTAAAAATGTGGGTCCTCAAATCctaactcatatatatatatatgcgtgtgtgtgtgtacatctaaactacatattaacaAAATCCTCTTtgtccataaaaaaaaatagtgaaaaacAACTTAGTCttctattacaaaataaaatcaatagTAGTAAAGTAATTTTGCTCAACctaaattttacaatttttttaaggCTTAATTACACTAACAAACCCCGAGGTTTGTTGAGTTTTCACAAACTCCCTCACGTTTGAGACATTACACTAACACATTTTCAGGTTTTATTTCACTTTCACATAACACCTTTGGTCAAAATTCTGCTAATAAACTGACAACTTTACCCTGATAACTAATTAgttaaacaacaacaaaaaatcctTATAATTAtataccaaaaaaagaaaatattaaataaattaattaaatattaaaaataagaaaaccaGCAGACCATCCATTCCCATCCATTCGACTCTACTGCAAGTTTGCAACCCCAGCCTCAGCTGTGATGCTAACgtatatttgatttaaagaataaaaaataaaaagtaaaagtcTCTCCCTGCCCTACTTCCACGTTGTTTCTCCTTcccgaataaaaaaaaatgttcataCACAAAGTATGTAGACATATagtcagtggcggatccaggaaataatgtttGTGGGGTCATAGCGCGCGCAgcgcgaaatttttttttagcctCGTTTGGTActtcggactgtactgactatttcagtcggataggataaatagtcgtCGGATAGTACTAACTAcattagtcgggcgtttggtgcagtgtcgaattaatctgtgcatggaacaatactaaatttttttaataatttttaacaaaataattggtgttaaaatgaaaaaactcacaatataaacaaatcatcaatataatcaaaataaatatgaattgaatttcaattaaattaaatatattatacatatacaaaatattcaaaataaatactcacaatataaacaaaccatcaacataatcaaaataaatatgaattggatttcaattaaattaaatatctcatcttgcattctacatataaaaaataatgaaaataaaaactcacaatataaacaaatcatcaatataatcaaaataaatatgaattgaatttcaattaaattaaatatattctacatatacaaaatattcaaaataaatactcacaatataaacaaaccaccaacataatcaaaataaatatgaattagggttggaggaggaggagaaaacaaaagaaatttggGGGTTTTAGAAAGAAGGGATTCGGATCTGTGCAAAATAGGGCTGATAGGACACattgggtattttttttttgttcagacCTGCCCAGGACACGCTGGgcatttgttttttgttcagacctgggccaaaacgacgccgttttgcccgtatgttttgaaaaaaaagaagcgcgcagcttcttcttcctcttcctgcaGTGCCGAGCTTCGTTCAGGATTTTTGTCAAACACTTGGCGTGCGACtccgaccccgacgaccccgacgaccccagctccaagaggtcgcgtatgggagcttcaaggttgtttccatggtttccaaggggtcgtgcgacctcgacgaccccactgtggatccgcccCTGCATATAGTAGTACACAAgctagaaaaaaagaagaaattaattaacatttttcCTTTTTGAGAGTGGCCTCTACGCCCAAGAACCCTAGTAAAAACCCCACAAAAAAACCAACACAAAAAATCACATCTTGGGCCTGTTGGGCCTGTTGAGTTGGGTTTGCGGTAGAAAAGCCTAACCCTTCCCTTATATAGTTTTCTTTGTTGTGTGTAATATTCCAGTTGCTAGAGGCGCCGCCGCTTCTCTCAAACCCTCAAACTCTGAAACTCTGAAACTCTGAAACCTGAAACCCTGAAATCTTCATCATCCCCTCTCTCACTCTGTCGTAAAGTAAGTCCTCACCGATCTCTGTCACCGTATTTCGCATACTCGTCTTCTTCTAATTGGGGTTTTCTTATCAGAAAGTTGCTTGAGCAATATCTGTAATTTATTACTGACAAAAATCACAATATTGGTTGGTTAATCTCTTTTCTTAAGCGGCTCAACGAGTCATTAgtgtaattaatccaagcttGCATCTTATTACGCATGTATCAGGATTTTTGATGTTGTTTTGTTGCAGACCATGTATTCATTTGTATGGTACTATTTGTTAAATTTTcctgagaaaaaaaataaagtacaATGTTTTTAGCTAAATTTTCTCAAGTTGTGCGAGTCTTTTGTTATTCTTGGACTAGTAACAAGTAACAACTGCCTTTGAATTGTTTCCTACTTGTTCATGCtgagagattttttaaatttaagctTGGTTATGCGCGGTTTAGTGAGGAATTTCGCTCTCGTAATGACGGTCATGAACTTATGATTTTAGTGATGAAATTAGTCATTTAGGTTCATTATCTATTTAGTTGTTTCTGTctataaattttttgttaatgGTTGCTGATACGTTTTGATGCATCTCCGGGTTATATGCATTTTCTTGTGGCCGTTGTTAAGGTGTTGGCGGggttcttattaatttttgtgttGACAAGTACATAAATGACAGTTATGAACTTATGATTTTAGTGATGAAATTAGTCATTTAGGTTTATTATGTATATAGTTGTTTCTGTCTATAAAATTTGTGTTAATGGTTGCTGATACGTATTGATACATCTCCGGGTTATATGCATCTTTCCAGTGGCTTTTGTTAAGGTGTTGGCAggtttcttgttaatttttatgtcGAGAAGTACTCTTGTGCGTTCTTTGAGTATTACAAACTAGTGTGAATATAAACTAGACGTTTTAAATCAGAGGATGTGCTGTGAAAATCAGGTTTTAATTATTATTGCTTTGGTTAGGAACTTAGGAATTAGGATACTCATATTTTTGACTTTCAGTGTATGGTAAACCTAACCTGGGTATtaacttgttttttttatattttttttaagcagATCAGTAAGTAAACATGGTTCAATATAACTTCAAGAAGATGACTGTTGTACCAAATGGGAAGGACTTCATTGACATTATCCTGTCTCGCACTCAGAGGCAGACCCCAACTGTAGTCCACAAGGGTTATGCCATTTCCCGCCTTCGTCAGTTCTATATGCGCAAAGTCAAATATACTCAACAGAATTTTCATGAAAAGCTCTCCACAATAGTTGATGAGTTTCCTAGGCTGGATGACATCCACCCTTTTTATGGCGACCTCCTTCATGTTCTCTACAACAAAGACCACTACAAGCTTGCACTTGGCCAAATCAATACTGCAAGAAATCTTATTGGAAAGATTTCTAAGGATTATGTGAAGTTGTTGAAGTATGGTGATTCACTTTACCGATGCAAATGTCTCAAGGTCGCTGCTCTTGGCCGCATGTGCACGGTTATAAAGAGGATCGGTCCTAGTTTAGCTTACCTGGAACAAATTAGGCAACACATGGCAAGGCTACCTTCAATTGACCCTAATACCAGGACAATATTGATTTGTGGGTATCCGAATGTTGGAAAGAGCTCATTCATTAACAAGATCACAAGGGCTGATGTGGATGTCCAGCCCTATGCCTTTACCACCAAGTCACTCTTTGTGGGGCATACAGATTATAAATACCTGAGGTACCAGGTAATTGATACACCAGGGATCTTGGACCGACCATTTGAAGACCGTAACATTATTGAGATGTGCAGCATCACAGCTTTGGCGCACTTGAGAGCTGCGGTGTTGTTCTTCTTGGACATCTCAGGGTCTTGTGGGTACAGCATTGCCCAACAAGCAGCTCTTTTTCATAGCATCAAGTCTCTGTTTATGAACAAACCATTGATTATAGTCTGCAACAAGACTGATTTGCAGCCATTGGATGGTATATCCGAGGAAGACAAGAAGTTGGTCGCAGAGATGAAATCTGAAGCTATGAAGACAGTGATCGGTCAGGGAGGTGAGGCTACAAATGATGATGGGGTACTCTTGACCATGAGTACTTTGACCGAGGAGGGGGTAATTGCTGTAAAGAATGCAGCTTGTGACAGGTTGTTGAATCAGAGAGTTGAGCTGAAGATGAAATCCAAAAAGATAAATGATTGCTTAAATCGTTTTCATGTTGCCATGCCAAAGCCTCGTGACAACAAGGAAAGGCCCCCATGCATACCTCAGGCAGTTATAGAAGCTAAGATTAAGCAAGCAGCGGAGAAGGAAAAGAGACAGACAGAAAGGGATTTGGAGAATGAGAATGGCGGTGCAGGTGTATACTCTGCCAGTTTGAAGAAGCATTATATCTTAGCTAATGATGAATGGAAAGAGGATGTCATGCCAGAAATTCTTGATGGGCACAATGTGTATGACTTTGTTGATCCTGATATTTTACATAGGCTTGAGGAGTTGGAACGAGAAGAAGGACTCCGTCAGGAAGAGGAGGGTGATGATTTTGAGATGGATGGATTGGAATTGACTCCAGAAGAGAAAAAGACATTGGCTGCGATCAGGAAAAAGAAAAGCTTGCTCATTCAAGAACATAGAATCAAGAAAAGCACAGCAGAGAGTCGACCCATTGTACCAAGGAAATTTGACAAGGATCGGGAATTCACAACAAAGAGAATGGGGAGGCAACTATCAAAATTAGGAATTGATCCTAGTAGGGCAATTGAACGGGCCCGAAGCAGATCTGTGTCTAGGGGacggaagagagagagatcagtTGACAGGGGTGATACTGATGGTGGCGATGCTATGGAAGTGGATACACCCAACAAGAAGCAGCGTATGTTATCTAGATCCCGTTCAAGGTCCAGGTCAAGGCCTCCGACTGAAGTCGTCCCTGGAGAGGGCTTCAAGGACTCTAATCAGAAGGCTAAGGCACTACAGAAGGCCAGGAAATCTAATAAGAATAGAAACAAGGATGCTCGTCGTGGAGAGGCAGATAGGGTCATTCCCACTCTAAAACCAAAGCACTTGTTCTCTGGAAAGCGCTCAATAGGAAAAACCCAGAGGCGTTGAAATATTTGAGGTACCTCAGACACATTGCATCACTTTCAGTTCAGCTTGTCTTTCTTTTGACCACTTATTGGGAAAAATTTATTATAATGATTTCTTTATTATCAGCCTTGGCTTTAGGCATGCGTATGTTTTCTGCATATTACATGTTTTTCGGACCAGTTGCATTCCTTTTTTTTGTCTATTACATGCTTGAAGCACCCATGTATGTGATACGGATGTGCGAGAGTACTTTCGTGTAACTACCAGATAGAAGTTTTCAGTCCAGTGGAGTTTAGATTTTCACTTAATAATATTTGAGGTATTAAGACTGAAGAAATAGCATTGTCAGGTGCTCAACTTTTTGATGTTTCCAGTAGTAATCAATAGGCCTTTTCTTCTTGCAGGATGGTTGGTTTGTGCCTTTGTAGCATGCACCGGGAAGTGTAGTTGCTGATGAGAAAGCACTTAGTTCTTTGAACTTGTGGTTCGTCTCGGCAGGGGAGTGCAGCATGAAAGATCATGTAACCAGACTATTTATAGTTTCCGTATTTAATATTTGTGTTATGGTTTTGAATTTACACAGAATTGTTTGTTTCTGTTCCTTTTGGCTTTCGTAATTTGTAGTTTGACATACTGTGAGACGTTGCCTAAGTGAAACTGCTGTTTCTTTTGCTTGCGGAATGAAAAAGGCTTAACTTTTTGGCATGTTTAAGTGAATTGCCCAACCAAATGAGTTATTTAATCGATTAtccttttggatttgatttttcgAATTTCAAAATTCACTCTGGTCCGGCCTCAGGATTTGAATTTGGATGAAGGGATCAGTGTATTCTTGCAGGAAAAGATAACTTTGGTTTTCTGTGATGATGCACTTGTGATTTGAAAGTTATTCTCAAGGCATTCACAAGGTGGTCTTTGCATTCGGGTCGCTCATGGACTCATCTTGGTATACCCGAATGCATAATTTCTCTCGTGTGTCTTGGTTAGATGAGTGACGAGGAGGTGTGCATTTACCAAAATGCATATTTTCTCTCATGTGTCTTGACTTTTCATATGCACGACTTTCCCGCAAAATGGGCCTAGTTTAATTTGCATTTATGTCAAAGCAAAACTTGACTAGCTTGGTTCAGGCACGAAAGTTTGTGGGCTTGTGAAAGTTTGTGCTACTTTCTATATTGCAACGTGCTCATACTATCTTAGATTTCATTTTTCACAGTGACGATGAGTAAaagttaaaaagttaaaaacaagTTGAGCTTGAGTTGAGATTCATAAAAtaataactgaaaaaaaaaaaaaaaaaaaaaaaaactggggcTTTGTATTTCAAACTtgggatgaagcttttgttgccAACCATTCATCCAAGATAAAACGACATATCCCAACTAGCCTTTGGAGGTTTGAGATATCCACacagagagagatagatttCGGCAGACAGAGAGAAGAAATATGGCACTGAGATTGTGGGCTTCTTCTACAGCCAACGCACTCAGAATCTCCACTGCCTCCAAATCCC is a window from the Malus domestica chromosome 16, GDT2T_hap1 genome containing:
- the LOC103403990 gene encoding nucleolar GTP-binding protein 1-like, producing MVQYNFKKMTVVPNGKDFIDIILSRTQRQTPTVVHKGYAISRLRQFYMRKVKYTQQNFHEKLSTIVDEFPRLDDIHPFYGDLLHVLYNKDHYKLALGQINTARNLIGKISKDYVKLLKYGDSLYRCKCLKVAALGRMCTVIKRIGPSLAYLEQIRQHMARLPSIDPNTRTILICGYPNVGKSSFINKITRADVDVQPYAFTTKSLFVGHTDYKYLRYQVIDTPGILDRPFEDRNIIEMCSITALAHLRAAVLFFLDISGSCGYSIAQQAALFHSIKSLFMNKPLIIVCNKTDLQPLDGISEEDKKLVAEMKSEAMKTVIGQGGEATNDDGVLLTMSTLTEEGVIAVKNAACDRLLNQRVELKMKSKKINDCLNRFHVAMPKPRDNKERPPCIPQAVIEAKIKQAAEKEKRQTERDLENENGGAGVYSASLKKHYILANDEWKEDVMPEILDGHNVYDFVDPDILHRLEELEREEGLRQEEEGDDFEMDGLELTPEEKKTLAAIRKKKSLLIQEHRIKKSTAESRPIVPRKFDKDREFTTKRMGRQLSKLGIDPSRAIERARSRSVSRGRKRERSVDRGDTDGGDAMEVDTPNKKQRMLSRSRSRSRSRPPTEVVPGEGFKDSNQKAKALQKARKSNKNRNKDARRGEADRVIPTLKPKHLFSGKRSIGKTQRR